CACAAGCTGGCTTATCATTATCCGCAGATGGTGGAGGACAAGGTTCAGCAAGGACTGGCTGCGCTTCTCAGACGAATGGACGAGGGAGCGGTGCCTTTTCAGGATGACATTGTCCAAAGCTACTATGCAGACTGGCATAGCACCTGTGGGGAAAGCGAGGGGTAGGCTGGATGAGTGTTTCCCCTTCTGATCTGAATGAAACCGCCCCGCGGGAGGTTCGTGAAAAGCCTCATTGGTTCAAGGAAGTGCTGGAGTGGGCGAAGACCATTACGATTTCTTTTCTGATCGTTATGGTGCTGCATCTGTTTGTCTTTAACCTCTCGACAGTCGAAGGGCATTCCATGGAGCCGACGCTTCAGGACCGGGAGTGGCTGTTCGTGAATAAAGCAGCTTATCTGATCGGCAATCCCAAGCTTGGGGATATCGTTATTCTCGAGGATCCTTCCGCTTACGGCACCGAAAAAGATTTTCTGGTGAAGCGGGTTGTTGGCGTAGCGGGCGACCGCATCGAAATATACAATAAACGGCTCTACCGTAACGGGGAACAGGTATCGGAGGCCTATACCGATGTCGAGATCGAGGATCTGGACTTTATGCCTATCATTGTTCCGAAAGGGCAGTATTTCGTTATGGGGGACAACCGCCATGCGAGAGCCAGCAAGGACAGCCGGATTTTTGGCACCGTACCGCGTACCATGATCCACGGCAGAGCGGATATTATATTATGGCCGTTCAAACAGGTGAAGGTATTATAAGCTTAAAGAATTGCGGAGCAATTCTTTAAGCTTATGCTTTCGAAGTAAGAATTGCTTCGCAATTCTTTGTAGGAGATGGACGAATGAAGGAAGTCACTATCTATACGGATGGCGCCTGTTCGGGGAACCCCGGGCCTGGCGGCTGGGGAGCCGTTCTATTCTATGGTGTCCACCGGAAAGAACTCTCCGGGGGCGAGAAGCATTCGACGAACAATCGGATGGAGATCCAGGCGGTCATTGAAGCGCTGAACCTTCTGAAGGAACCGTGCAAAGCAAAGATATACAGCGATTCCGCATATGTGGTGAATTGCTTCCAGAAGGGCTGGATTCACGGCTGGCTGCGTAACGGCTGGAAGAACAGCAAGAAAGAACCGGTGGAGAATCAGGATCTGTGGAAAACCCTATGGGATCTGATGAAGCGCCACCAGGTGGAATACATCAAAGTAAAAGGGCATAGCGACAACGAGTGGAATAACCGCTGCGACGAGCTTGCCCGCGAAGCGATTAAACGGTTGTGACTATAGGAGGAAGGGAGCCGGGTGCTAATGGAAGGCGGCCGCTGGGTACTGTTAAAAGAAGAATTACGCGAAGCGGCGGCAAGCCTTGGCATCGACAAGATTGGCTTTGCTTCCGCCGATCCGTTTACCGAACTGAAAACAAGGCTGATCCGGCATCGCGAGCTTGGCCGCGAGTCGGGCTTCGAGGAGCCGGATTTGGACAAGCGAACCAATCCGGCTTTGCTGTTTGATAACCCTCAATCGATCATCGCGATTGCCGTCGCTTATCCGGCGAAGCTGCCTAATCCGCCTAAATCGGAGCCTGGAGCCAGACGGGGTATTTTATCGCGCTCCGCTTGGGGCGAGGATTATCATAAGGTGCTGCGGGACCGGATGGCTAAGCTGGAGGCATGG
This region of Paenibacillus sp. JDR-2 genomic DNA includes:
- the lepB gene encoding signal peptidase I, whose product is MSVSPSDLNETAPREVREKPHWFKEVLEWAKTITISFLIVMVLHLFVFNLSTVEGHSMEPTLQDREWLFVNKAAYLIGNPKLGDIVILEDPSAYGTEKDFLVKRVVGVAGDRIEIYNKRLYRNGEQVSEAYTDVEIEDLDFMPIIVPKGQYFVMGDNRHARASKDSRIFGTVPRTMIHGRADIILWPFKQVKVL
- the rnhA gene encoding ribonuclease HI is translated as MKEVTIYTDGACSGNPGPGGWGAVLFYGVHRKELSGGEKHSTNNRMEIQAVIEALNLLKEPCKAKIYSDSAYVVNCFQKGWIHGWLRNGWKNSKKEPVENQDLWKTLWDLMKRHQVEYIKVKGHSDNEWNNRCDELAREAIKRL